In one Sesamum indicum cultivar Zhongzhi No. 13 linkage group LG12, S_indicum_v1.0, whole genome shotgun sequence genomic region, the following are encoded:
- the LOC105175337 gene encoding ankyrin repeat domain-containing protein 13C, translating to MTASSSSTMATLIRPQDYAHSPLHYALALADHATLNKILSTLPKLCDPIRIQSESQSLAQEHLAEQISAALDRRDNPLKETPLHLAVRLNDPTAARALAAAGANISLQNAAGWNPLQEALLRRCPEIVAPLVQHHHLSAWSKWRRRLPRLVAGLRRMRDFYMEISFHFESSIVPFVGKIAPSDTYKIWKRDGNLRADTSLAGYDGLKIQRANQSFLFLNDFDYDNTTDIDVPQGSLLILNHDEKKIYDAFENAGNPLSDSDISSFCNQTSVYRPGMDVTKAELVGRTNWRRQDKMENVGEWKARVYEMHNVTFTFRSRKVNAAEHKEDAFSPTCVLPLEIDEESDDGFIVAENPRYSVCNDRQRRHSSFVREEREFVTVSRKSVDIIPVDSRRRAAPPYAGDRLVAPPPTKEKEYAKSLRPMVWLTEQFPLKTEELLPLLDILVNKVKAVRRMRELLTTTFPPGTFPVKVAIPVVPTVRVVITFTKFVELQPVEKFYTPLSSPRQFVNGRGSEEESTSGDNDSYFSFSSSWLRDGSQLRQSSSSGQGAVDPFAIPSGYSWSSFDEKNRKMKKSKSTRRTK from the exons ATGACCGCTTCCTCCTCGTCTACAATGGCGACCCTCATTCGCCCTCAAGACTATGCCCACAGCCCCCTCCACTACGCCCTCGCCTTAGCCGATCATGCTACCCTCAATAAGATTCTCTCCACCCTCCCTAAATTGTGTGACCCTATTCGAATTCAATCTGAATCCCAATCCCTCGCTCAAGAACACCTAGCTGAACAAATCTCCGCTGCACTCGACCGCCGTGACAACCCCCTCAAAGAGACCCCGCTACACCTTGCCGTCCGCCTTAATGACCCAACCGCCGCTCGCGCACTTGCCGCCGCTGGTGCCAACATATCCCTTCAGAATGCTGCCGGCTGGAATCCACTCCAGGAAGCACTCCTCCGCCGCTGCCCTGAGATCGTAGCCCCCCTCGTCCAACACCACCATCTCTCCGCCTGGTCTAAGTGGCGTCGACGCCTTCCACGCCTTGTAGCCGGACTTCGTCGTATGCGCGATTTCTATATGGAGATCTCCTTCCATTTCGAGAGCTCCATCGTGCCTTTCGTTGGCAAAATAGCTCCTTCTGACACCTACAAAATATGGAAGCGCGATGGAAATCTACGGGCCGACACCTCACTCGCCGGCTACGACGGCCTCAAAATCCAACGCGCCAACCAGagctttcttttcttaaacGACTTTGATTACGATAACACCACTGACATCGACGTACCCCAGGGCTCCCTCCTTATCCTCAACCACGATGAGAAAAAAATCTACGACGCATTTGAGAATGCGGGAAATCCATTGTCTGACTCCGACATTTCGAGTTTTTGCAATCAAACCAGCGTTTATCGCCCCGGAATGGACGTAACCAAAGCGGAATTAGTCGGCCGTACGAATTGGAGACGCCAAGACAAAATGGAAAATGTTGGGGAGTGGAAAGCTAGAGTTTATGAGATGCACAACGTAACGTTTACTTTCCGTTCCCGCAAAGTGAACGCCGCCGAGCACAAAGAGGATGCATTCTCTCCAACGTGCGTGTTGCCCTTGGAGATTGATGAGGAGTCGGATGATGGTTTCATAGTGGCGGAGAATCCGAGATATAGCGTGTGTAACGACAGGCAGCGCCGGCACAGCAGTTTTGTGAGGGAGGAGAGGGAGTTCGTAACGGTGTCACGGAAGAGTGTTGATATAATTCCAGTTGATTCAAGGAGGAGGGCTGCGCCGCCTTATGCGGGGGACAGGTTGGTGGCGCCGCCGCCGACGAAGGAGAAGGAGTACGCGAAGAGTTTGCGGCCGATGGTTTGGTTAACGGAACAGTTTCCGCTGAAGACGGAGGAGTTGCTACCGTTACTGGATATCTTAGTGAACAAAGTTAAGGCCGTTAGGCGCATGCGGGAGCTTCTGACGACGACGTTTCCACCGGGGACATTTCCAGTAAAG GTGGCGATTCCTGTGGTTCCTACAGTGAGAGTGGTGATTACATTCACAAAATTCGTAGAGCTGCAGCCGGTTGAAAAGTTCTACACTCCACTCTCAAGTCCAAGGCAATTTGTGAACGGCAGAGGGAGCGAAGAAGAGAGTACAAGCGGTGATAATGACAGCTACTTCTCATTCTCATCGTCGTGGCTGAGGGACGGCAGCCAACTCCGACAGAGTAGTAGCAGTGGGCAGGGGGCGGTTGATCCGTTCGCAATCCCAAGTGGGTACAGTTGGAGTAGTTTCGATGAGAAGAAtaggaaaatgaagaaatcaaAGTCGACAAGGAGAACCAAGTGA
- the LOC105175338 gene encoding autophagy-related protein 8C-like isoform X2: MAKSSFKLDHPLERRQAESTRIREKYPNRIPVIVEKAERSDVPDIDKKKYLVPANLTVGQFVYVVRKRIKLSAEKAIFVFVTNMLPPTASLMSAIYDEYKDEDGFLYMTYSGENTFGVRGDTVSVNSILNVNISSMH, encoded by the exons ATGGCCAAGAGCTCGTTCAAGCTTGATCACCCTCTGG AGAGAAGACAGGCAGAATCTACTCGCATCAGAGAGAAGTATCCCAATAGAATTCCA GTCATTGTTGAGAAGGCAGAAAGAAGTGATGTTCCTGACATTGATAAGAAAAA ATACCTTGTTCCTGCTAATTTGACTGTGGGGCAGTTTGTTTATGTGGTCCGGAAGCGGATTAAGCTGAGCGCTGAGAAAGCTATCTTCGTCTTTGTCACGAATATGCTGCCTCCAACTG CTTCACTGATGTCTGCAATTTATGACGAATACAAGGATGAAGATGGGTTTCTCTACATGACTTACAGTGGCGAGAACACATTTGGTGTGCGCGGTGACACTGTTTCTGTAAATAGcattttaaatgtaaatatcTCTTCCATGCATTGA
- the LOC105175338 gene encoding autophagy-related protein 8C-like isoform X1, which translates to MRKIMRDRNSNPAMAKSSFKLDHPLERRQAESTRIREKYPNRIPVIVEKAERSDVPDIDKKKYLVPANLTVGQFVYVVRKRIKLSAEKAIFVFVTNMLPPTASLMSAIYDEYKDEDGFLYMTYSGENTFGVRGDTVSVNSILNVNISSMH; encoded by the exons ATGCGAAAAATAA TGAGAGATAGAAATTCGAATCCTGCCATGGCCAAGAGCTCGTTCAAGCTTGATCACCCTCTGG AGAGAAGACAGGCAGAATCTACTCGCATCAGAGAGAAGTATCCCAATAGAATTCCA GTCATTGTTGAGAAGGCAGAAAGAAGTGATGTTCCTGACATTGATAAGAAAAA ATACCTTGTTCCTGCTAATTTGACTGTGGGGCAGTTTGTTTATGTGGTCCGGAAGCGGATTAAGCTGAGCGCTGAGAAAGCTATCTTCGTCTTTGTCACGAATATGCTGCCTCCAACTG CTTCACTGATGTCTGCAATTTATGACGAATACAAGGATGAAGATGGGTTTCTCTACATGACTTACAGTGGCGAGAACACATTTGGTGTGCGCGGTGACACTGTTTCTGTAAATAGcattttaaatgtaaatatcTCTTCCATGCATTGA